Proteins from a single region of Desulfolutivibrio sulfoxidireducens:
- the fliQ gene encoding flagellar biosynthesis protein FliQ gives MTPETVISIARQAIELTLLMALPMLGVSLVVGVFVSVLQAATQIQEMTLTFVPKILSMFLALLLTFPWLMDKMITYTRELFLNLPAYIR, from the coding sequence ATGACCCCGGAAACCGTCATCAGCATCGCCCGTCAGGCCATCGAGCTCACCCTGCTCATGGCCCTGCCCATGCTCGGCGTCAGCCTCGTGGTCGGGGTGTTCGTCAGCGTCCTGCAGGCGGCCACCCAGATCCAGGAAATGACCCTGACCTTCGTGCCCAAGATCCTGTCCATGTTCCTGGCGCTCCTTTTGACCTTCCCCTGGCTCATGGACAAAATGATCACTTACACCCGCGAACTGTTCCTCAATCTGCCCGCCTACATTCGTTGA
- the fliP gene encoding flagellar type III secretion system pore protein FliP (The bacterial flagellar biogenesis protein FliP forms a type III secretion system (T3SS)-type pore required for flagellar assembly.) — translation MTGKPTSPTRFHGPILRVVLLSLFLFLPATALAQDLPSLTLSLAAGQAEPGRVSTLLEILLLLTVLSLAPSIVLTVTSFTRIIIAFSFLRQAMGTTQMPPNQILASLAIFMTVVIMFPVGKRINDEALQPYMREEITFTDAAKKAETPLREFLFKHTREKDLSIFYTITKMERPENRDQVPTIMLAAAFMISELKTGFTIGFLIYIPFLVLDMVVSSILLSMGMMMLPPAMVSMPFKLLLFVLVDGWSLLTGSLVNSFAL, via the coding sequence ATGACCGGGAAACCGACTTCGCCAACGCGCTTTCACGGGCCGATCCTCCGGGTGGTTCTCCTTAGCCTTTTTCTTTTTTTGCCAGCCACGGCCCTGGCCCAGGACCTCCCCTCCCTGACCCTGAGCCTGGCCGCCGGTCAGGCCGAACCCGGCCGCGTCTCCACCCTGCTCGAAATCCTGCTTCTTTTGACGGTGCTCTCCCTGGCCCCGTCCATCGTGCTCACCGTAACCTCGTTCACCCGCATCATCATCGCCTTTTCCTTCCTGCGCCAGGCCATGGGCACCACCCAGATGCCTCCGAACCAGATCCTGGCCAGCCTGGCCATCTTCATGACCGTGGTGATCATGTTCCCCGTGGGCAAGCGCATCAACGACGAGGCCCTGCAGCCTTACATGCGCGAGGAAATCACGTTCACGGACGCCGCGAAAAAGGCCGAAACGCCGCTCCGCGAATTCCTTTTCAAACACACCCGGGAGAAGGACCTGTCCATCTTCTACACCATCACCAAGATGGAGCGCCCGGAAAACCGGGACCAGGTCCCAACCATCATGCTCGCCGCTGCGTTCATGATCAGCGAGCTCAAGACCGGCTTCACCATCGGCTTTCTCATCTATATCCCGTTTTTGGTCCTGGACATGGTCGTCTCCAGCATCCTTCTGTCCATGGGCATGATGATGCTGCCTCCGGCCATGGTGTCCATGCCGTTCAAACTCCTGCTTTTCGTCCTTGTCGACGGCTGGAGCCTTTTGACCGGCTCCCTGGTCAACAGTTTCGCCCTATGA
- the fliO gene encoding flagellar biosynthetic protein FliO, whose translation MPDAAAQSVYGLTSVAAQMAMALLLLLAVIFVAFWLIKRFGPRMGLAVSGKNSGLKFLGQLPLGPKRSLVLVRFLNKVLVLGVTEHSINLITEIDESHDRETDFANALSRADPPGGSP comes from the coding sequence TTGCCTGACGCCGCCGCCCAATCCGTCTACGGCCTGACTTCCGTGGCCGCCCAGATGGCCATGGCCCTGCTTTTGCTTTTGGCCGTCATTTTCGTGGCCTTCTGGCTCATCAAGCGTTTCGGCCCCCGCATGGGGTTGGCCGTGTCCGGCAAGAACAGCGGGCTCAAATTCCTGGGGCAATTGCCCCTTGGCCCCAAACGGAGCCTGGTCCTGGTCCGTTTCTTGAATAAGGTCCTGGTGCTCGGGGTGACCGAGCATTCCATCAACCTGATTACCGAGATCGACGAGAGCCATGACCGGGAAACCGACTTCGCCAACGCGCTTTCACGGGCCGATCCTCCGGGTGGTTCTCCTTAG
- the fliN gene encoding flagellar motor switch protein FliN — MGSDDQDQDQLAAEWAAALAEQEKEGDETPAASGGHGQPTGSDSDAALAEEWAAALAVEEEQGLKKEREQDQLSRQSRTAQFKDLTQDSKAPRAESAHRDLDFILDIPLDVSAELGRTKLLINELLQLGQGSVIELNKLAGEPLEIYVNGKLVARGEAVVINEKFGVRLTDIISPIERVKQLA; from the coding sequence ATGGGTTCCGACGATCAGGATCAAGACCAGTTGGCCGCCGAATGGGCCGCGGCTCTGGCGGAACAGGAAAAGGAAGGCGACGAGACGCCGGCCGCCAGTGGCGGCCATGGCCAGCCCACGGGTTCCGATTCCGACGCCGCCCTGGCCGAGGAATGGGCCGCCGCATTGGCCGTGGAAGAGGAACAGGGGCTGAAAAAGGAGCGCGAGCAGGATCAGCTCTCCCGTCAAAGCCGCACGGCCCAATTCAAGGATTTGACGCAGGACTCCAAGGCCCCCCGCGCCGAGAGCGCGCATCGGGACCTGGATTTCATCCTGGACATCCCCCTGGATGTCTCCGCCGAGCTGGGGCGCACCAAGCTTTTGATCAACGAGTTGTTGCAACTTGGCCAGGGGTCGGTCATCGAGCTGAACAAACTGGCCGGCGAGCCCCTTGAAATCTACGTCAACGGCAAGCTCGTGGCCCGGGGCGAGGCTGTGGTCATCAACGAAAAATTCGGGGTGCGTCTGACCGACATCATAAGCCCCATCGAGAGGGTCAAGCAGCTTGCCTGA
- a CDS encoding flagellar basal body-associated FliL family protein — MADDTEGEKKKSGFLKWIILAVLLLALAGGGYFAYLKFFVAPPAAPVAEGSPPAEGTPEPEPAPEPAKTEGHGEAKGDHGEAKGGHGDGKAAPTESLVSIPTFVVNLADSSGRRYLKLSMDLEVKGPGEPVQAVMSKIRDALLMLLSSKTAEELAGIEGKITLRKDIADRINQVLGKPIVLRVYFTDFVIQ, encoded by the coding sequence ATGGCCGATGACACCGAAGGCGAAAAAAAGAAATCCGGATTCCTCAAATGGATCATCCTGGCCGTCTTGCTGCTTGCCCTGGCCGGAGGCGGCTATTTCGCCTATCTGAAATTTTTCGTCGCGCCGCCGGCCGCGCCCGTTGCCGAGGGCTCCCCTCCCGCCGAGGGAACCCCCGAACCGGAACCCGCCCCGGAACCGGCCAAGACAGAGGGACACGGCGAGGCCAAGGGCGACCATGGCGAGGCCAAGGGCGGACACGGGGACGGCAAGGCCGCGCCCACCGAGTCCCTGGTGTCCATTCCCACCTTTGTGGTCAACCTGGCCGACTCCTCGGGACGGCGTTACCTCAAGCTCTCCATGGACCTGGAGGTCAAGGGTCCGGGCGAGCCGGTGCAGGCGGTCATGTCCAAGATCCGCGACGCCCTGCTCATGCTTTTATCCTCCAAGACGGCCGAGGAGTTGGCCGGTATCGAGGGCAAGATCACCCTGCGCAAGGACATCGCCGACCGGATCAACCAGGTCCTGGGCAAGCCCATTGTGCTTCGCGTGTATTTCACGGATTTCGTGATTCAATAA
- a CDS encoding YggS family pyridoxal phosphate-dependent enzyme, translated as MTDDSRASERLFRVMERIGRACARAGRDPSGVTLVAVSKFQPPAAVSAMYARGQRLFGESYIQEALPKMEAVTEPDIEWHFIGRLQKNKAKFAVGRFALIHTVDSLELARTLQNRALAAQVVQPVLIQVNIDAEPQKAGVSETDAPALAEAMAGMDRLALGGLMVLPKALDDPEAARPAFSRLRALRDALVARLGRPLPILSMGMSGDLEAAVEEGATHVRVGTDLFGQRKDASDPK; from the coding sequence ATGACTGACGATTCACGCGCCAGTGAGCGCCTCTTTCGGGTCATGGAGCGCATTGGGCGGGCCTGCGCCCGGGCCGGACGCGATCCTTCCGGGGTGACCCTGGTGGCCGTGTCCAAGTTCCAGCCTCCGGCGGCCGTATCGGCCATGTACGCCCGCGGCCAGAGACTTTTCGGCGAAAGCTACATCCAGGAGGCCCTGCCCAAGATGGAGGCCGTGACCGAGCCGGACATCGAATGGCATTTCATCGGGCGGCTGCAAAAAAACAAGGCCAAATTCGCCGTGGGCCGGTTCGCCCTGATCCACACTGTGGACTCCCTGGAATTGGCCCGGACTTTGCAAAATCGCGCTCTGGCCGCACAGGTGGTCCAGCCGGTGCTCATTCAGGTGAATATTGATGCCGAGCCCCAAAAGGCCGGCGTGTCCGAGACCGACGCCCCGGCCCTGGCCGAGGCCATGGCCGGCATGGACCGGCTCGCGCTTGGCGGCCTCATGGTCCTGCCAAAGGCCCTGGACGATCCCGAGGCGGCCCGCCCCGCGTTCTCCAGGCTGCGCGCGTTACGAGACGCGCTTGTGGCCCGTCTGGGACGGCCGTTGCCGATCCTGTCCATGGGCATGAGCGGGGACCTGGAGGCCGCCGTGGAGGAAGGGGCCACCCATGTCCGGGTGGGAACCGACCTTTTCGGCCAACGGAAAGACGCATCCGATCCGAAGTAG
- the era gene encoding GTPase Era, with amino-acid sequence MPHRFGHVALIGPTNAGKSTFVNRVVGQKVSIVSPKPQTTRNRITGILTTDEAQIVFLDTPGLHRQTRGISPLLLRSAWNALPMADVVLLFFDAKALVQKPHLIETETRTLVKALSENPVPILAALNKVDQVRPKELLLPVIQALAAQFPQAEVFPVSALTGQGVDELVAAVTRRLPEGPAMYAEDEITTAPMRFLVAEAVREKLFLALGQELPYGLAVEIESWDELTSPGLPRISAVIYVAKQNHKGIVIGKGGEVLKKVGSEARAEIEELLGGRAHLELWVKVKPDWPGDKGFVREMGLGE; translated from the coding sequence ATGCCCCATCGCTTTGGCCACGTGGCCCTCATCGGCCCCACCAACGCCGGAAAATCCACCTTCGTGAACCGGGTCGTGGGCCAGAAGGTGTCCATCGTCTCGCCCAAACCCCAGACCACCCGGAACCGCATAACCGGCATCCTGACCACGGACGAGGCCCAGATCGTCTTCCTGGACACCCCGGGCCTGCACCGCCAGACCCGGGGCATAAGCCCGCTGCTTCTGCGCTCGGCCTGGAACGCCCTGCCCATGGCCGACGTGGTGCTCCTTTTTTTCGATGCCAAGGCCCTGGTCCAGAAACCGCATCTGATCGAGACCGAGACCAGGACCCTGGTCAAGGCCCTTTCCGAAAACCCGGTCCCGATCCTGGCGGCCCTGAACAAGGTGGACCAGGTCCGTCCCAAGGAGCTGCTCTTGCCGGTGATCCAGGCCCTGGCCGCCCAGTTCCCCCAGGCCGAGGTGTTCCCGGTGAGCGCCCTGACCGGCCAGGGAGTGGACGAACTGGTGGCGGCGGTGACCAGGCGCCTCCCGGAAGGACCGGCCATGTACGCCGAGGACGAGATCACCACCGCGCCCATGCGCTTTCTGGTCGCCGAGGCCGTGCGCGAAAAGCTCTTTCTGGCCCTGGGCCAGGAGTTGCCGTACGGACTGGCCGTTGAGATCGAGTCCTGGGACGAGCTGACCAGCCCGGGCCTGCCCCGCATCTCCGCCGTGATCTACGTGGCCAAGCAGAATCACAAGGGCATCGTCATCGGCAAGGGCGGCGAGGTGCTCAAAAAGGTGGGCTCCGAGGCCAGGGCCGAGATCGAGGAGCTTCTGGGAGGTCGGGCGCACCTGGAACTGTGGGTCAAGGTTAAGCCGGACTGGCCCGGGGACAAAGGGTTCGTGCGCGAGATGGGACTTGGGGAATAG
- the hisG gene encoding ATP phosphoribosyltransferase — MNPQKKLKLGIPKGSLQDATIALFEKSGWKIRMHHRNYFPEINDPDIQCSMCRAQEMSRYVETGTLDAGLTGKDWILENNSDVVVVSDLVYSKVSNRPARWVLAVAADSPYRRPQDLAGKKIATELVSFTKSYFESADVPVSVEFSWGATEAKVVEGLADAIVEVTETGTTIKAHGLRIIAELLQTNTRLIANKTAWEDPFKRKKIENLNLLLQGALRAESLVGLKMNVPEDKMPAIMGLLPSLTAPTVANLYNKDWLSVEIVVSESLVRDLIPQLRELGAEGIIEYSLNKVI; from the coding sequence ATGAATCCGCAAAAAAAACTCAAACTCGGCATTCCCAAGGGCTCCCTCCAGGACGCCACCATCGCCCTGTTCGAGAAATCCGGCTGGAAGATCCGCATGCACCACCGCAACTATTTCCCCGAGATCAACGATCCGGATATCCAGTGCAGCATGTGCCGGGCCCAGGAGATGTCGCGCTACGTGGAGACCGGAACCCTGGACGCCGGGCTGACCGGCAAGGACTGGATATTGGAAAACAACTCCGACGTGGTGGTGGTGTCCGACCTGGTCTATTCCAAGGTCAGCAACCGGCCGGCCCGCTGGGTGCTGGCCGTGGCCGCGGATTCCCCCTATCGCCGTCCCCAGGACCTGGCCGGGAAAAAGATCGCCACGGAACTGGTCAGCTTCACCAAGTCCTATTTCGAGTCCGCCGATGTGCCCGTGTCCGTGGAATTCTCCTGGGGCGCCACCGAGGCCAAGGTGGTCGAGGGTCTGGCCGACGCCATCGTGGAGGTCACCGAGACCGGCACCACCATCAAGGCCCATGGGCTTCGCATCATCGCCGAGCTGCTCCAGACCAACACCCGGCTGATCGCCAACAAGACGGCCTGGGAAGACCCCTTCAAACGCAAAAAAATCGAGAACCTGAACCTGCTTCTGCAGGGCGCGCTTCGGGCCGAAAGCCTGGTCGGACTCAAGATGAACGTGCCCGAGGACAAGATGCCCGCCATCATGGGCCTTCTGCCCAGCCTCACCGCGCCCACCGTGGCCAACCTGTACAACAAGGACTGGCTGTCCGTGGAGATCGTGGTCTCGGAAAGCCTGGTGCGAGACCTGATTCCCCAACTGCGCGAACTCGGGGCCGAGGGCATCATCGAATACTCCCTGAACAAGGTCATCTGA
- the hisI gene encoding phosphoribosyl-AMP cyclohydrolase, with amino-acid sequence MSRKKRNDVMSRPDFAKCGGLVPCIAQEAATGEVLMLAYMNEEAWEKTLATGEVHYFSRSRKALWRKGGTSGHVQKVKSVRLDCDNDTVLVLVEQLGGAACHTGYKSCFFTEVAPDGDRICSPLIFDPKEVYK; translated from the coding sequence ATTTCACGGAAAAAGAGGAACGACGTCATGTCCCGACCCGATTTCGCCAAGTGCGGCGGCCTGGTGCCCTGCATCGCCCAGGAGGCCGCCACCGGCGAGGTGCTCATGCTGGCCTACATGAACGAGGAGGCCTGGGAAAAAACCCTGGCCACCGGCGAGGTCCATTATTTCAGCAGGAGCCGCAAGGCCCTGTGGCGCAAGGGCGGCACCTCCGGCCACGTCCAGAAGGTCAAAAGCGTGCGCCTTGACTGCGACAACGACACGGTCCTGGTCCTGGTGGAGCAGCTTGGCGGCGCGGCCTGCCACACAGGCTACAAGAGCTGCTTTTTCACCGAGGTGGCCCCGGACGGCGACCGCATCTGCTCCCCGCTCATTTTCGATCCCAAGGAGGTCTACAAATAA
- a CDS encoding type II toxin-antitoxin system VapC family toxin — protein MNVLLDTSVLVAALVGTHPLHERAFTWLRQASSGKITLLVAAHALVELYAVLTRYPSTPKISPEQAARLIMSSVAKHATIIPLGVADHVSVIQELAARGLPGGIIYDALHVRAAMVGRAQKIVSFNRADFERLLFLADSELTVP, from the coding sequence ATGAACGTCCTTCTTGACACCTCCGTTCTGGTCGCGGCGCTTGTCGGCACCCATCCCCTGCATGAACGGGCTTTTACCTGGCTGCGACAGGCCTCGTCCGGAAAAATCACCTTGCTCGTGGCGGCGCATGCCCTTGTCGAACTCTATGCCGTCTTGACCCGCTATCCCTCGACCCCAAAGATCTCCCCGGAACAAGCCGCCCGCCTCATCATGAGCTCTGTGGCGAAGCACGCCACGATCATCCCCCTTGGCGTCGCCGACCATGTGTCCGTCATTCAGGAACTGGCAGCGCGCGGCCTGCCCGGAGGCATCATCTACGACGCGCTCCATGTCCGGGCGGCCATGGTTGGCCGGGCGCAAAAAATCGTAAGTTTCAACCGGGCGGACTTTGAACGGCTTCTCTTCCTTGCGGACAGCGAGCTCACGGTTCCATAA
- a CDS encoding AbrB/MazE/SpoVT family DNA-binding domain-containing protein: protein MESCTQAYLDKYGRLSIPKPMRERLGLRPGAPVTLQEGGEGLLVRPANETTGLVEKDGLLVFMGETTQDPGDILSHLRADRLRDILSCPE from the coding sequence ATGGAATCCTGCACACAGGCATACCTGGACAAATACGGCAGACTGTCCATCCCCAAGCCGATGCGAGAACGCCTCGGCTTGCGTCCGGGGGCTCCCGTTACTCTGCAAGAAGGCGGGGAGGGTCTTTTGGTGCGCCCTGCCAATGAAACGACAGGCCTTGTGGAAAAAGACGGCCTGCTGGTTTTCATGGGCGAAACCACGCAAGACCCTGGAGACATTCTTTCTCACCTGCGCGCCGACAGGCTGCGGGATATTTTGTCCTGCCCCGAATGA
- the rlmN gene encoding 23S rRNA (adenine(2503)-C(2))-methyltransferase RlmN — MKTNLVDLSFHELETFLVGLGEAPYRARQVWQWLWQKGCRDIAAFSDVSKSLRAALAEKAEVRWPEVAREQVSTDGTAKFLLRLADAEAIETVLIPEKDHYTLCLSTQVGCALGCTFCATGKMGFRRNLTPGEILGQILVARQWLWDRESPLALRNLVFMGMGEPLLNYDNLLAALEALHHPQGLDFSSRRITLSTAGIIKNLATFGATGLGSLAISLHAPTQELRERIMPVAKTVPLDDLMAALNKYPLKPRERLTFEYLLLDGINDSPEMARELVRLLSHVKAKVNLIAFNPVPGIPYGAPDPGRVEAFQEVLRQKGLTATLRKSKGADIAAACGQLRAEGAAAATAQTP, encoded by the coding sequence ATGAAAACGAATCTTGTGGATCTGTCGTTCCATGAACTGGAGACGTTCCTGGTCGGGCTGGGAGAGGCCCCGTACCGGGCCAGACAGGTCTGGCAATGGCTGTGGCAAAAGGGCTGCCGGGACATCGCCGCCTTCTCCGACGTCTCCAAATCCCTGCGCGCCGCGCTTGCCGAAAAGGCCGAGGTCCGCTGGCCGGAGGTGGCCAGGGAACAGGTCTCGACCGACGGCACGGCCAAATTCCTTTTGCGTCTGGCCGACGCCGAGGCCATCGAAACCGTGCTCATCCCGGAAAAGGACCACTATACCCTGTGCCTGTCCACCCAGGTCGGCTGCGCCCTGGGTTGCACCTTCTGCGCCACGGGAAAGATGGGCTTTCGCCGCAACCTGACCCCAGGCGAGATCCTGGGGCAGATCCTGGTGGCCAGGCAGTGGCTTTGGGACCGGGAGTCCCCCCTGGCCCTGCGCAATCTGGTGTTCATGGGCATGGGCGAGCCGCTTTTAAACTACGACAACCTGCTTGCGGCCCTGGAGGCCCTGCACCACCCCCAGGGCCTGGACTTCTCAAGCCGCCGCATCACCCTGTCCACGGCCGGGATCATCAAGAATCTGGCGACGTTCGGGGCCACGGGGCTAGGGTCCCTGGCCATATCCCTACACGCCCCGACCCAGGAACTGCGGGAGCGGATCATGCCCGTGGCCAAGACCGTGCCGCTTGACGACCTCATGGCCGCGCTCAATAAATATCCGCTCAAGCCCCGGGAACGGCTGACCTTCGAATACCTTTTGCTCGACGGGATAAACGACTCCCCGGAGATGGCCCGGGAGCTGGTCCGGCTTCTGTCCCACGTCAAGGCCAAGGTGAACCTGATCGCGTTTAACCCCGTGCCCGGCATCCCCTACGGCGCGCCGGACCCGGGAAGGGTCGAGGCCTTTCAGGAGGTTTTGCGGCAAAAGGGCCTGACGGCCACGCTTCGCAAGTCCAAGGGCGCGGACATCGCCGCGGCCTGCGGCCAGCTTCGGGCCGAGGGCGCGGCAGCCGCCACGGCGCAGACTCCGTGA
- a CDS encoding HDIG domain-containing metalloprotein gives MSQSFKEAASICKTIMRNGYDAYVVNARLQEKAKGSEAMEIDICTDMTLADLQKIYPSTEKTGTDTAFAIYKAESCIIFFYPADSEDGSHPEECVAMVTPRLLKKLQDTGEMPLHLACPYLPRPKDVHDGFADLGSGEIRLLGLPDQTLRQNYLRAVRALRFSANYNLPIEHNTWMAILRSARRVLDYVSASDIIDEWRKVEAETMAAFVKLLYESMILHGLIPEIAAMARIKQQKNETEEETVFDHTLDVMANYPHELPYDWYGTLACLFHDVGKLHTAEFFDGRWTFYQHHRVGAKVTRKILSRLHFPPEETDLVCFLVRHHMRFHFMLTDRGIRRFKALDEYPRLIEMVRADIKARGGSYKEFNHNMKMLDRSDTPEDMLEPLLNGGRIMQLTGLKPGPAVGLLRDALLKAQISGDVTNVDEAVAFVARHRAADSL, from the coding sequence ATGAGCCAGTCCTTCAAGGAAGCCGCTTCCATCTGCAAAACCATCATGCGTAACGGCTACGACGCCTATGTCGTCAATGCCAGACTTCAGGAAAAGGCCAAAGGCTCCGAGGCGATGGAAATCGACATCTGCACGGACATGACCCTGGCCGACCTGCAAAAGATCTACCCCTCGACCGAGAAGACCGGAACAGACACCGCCTTCGCCATATACAAGGCCGAATCCTGCATCATTTTCTTCTATCCGGCGGATTCCGAGGACGGCTCGCACCCCGAGGAATGCGTGGCCATGGTCACCCCGAGACTCCTCAAAAAACTCCAGGACACGGGAGAGATGCCCCTGCACCTGGCCTGTCCCTACCTGCCGCGTCCCAAGGATGTCCACGACGGCTTCGCCGACCTGGGATCCGGAGAGATCCGCCTGCTCGGCCTCCCGGACCAGACCCTGCGGCAAAACTATTTGCGGGCCGTGCGCGCCCTGCGCTTCTCCGCCAACTACAATCTTCCCATCGAACACAATACCTGGATGGCCATCCTGCGGTCCGCCCGTCGCGTCCTGGACTACGTCTCGGCCAGCGACATCATCGACGAATGGCGCAAGGTCGAGGCCGAGACCATGGCCGCCTTCGTCAAACTGCTCTACGAATCCATGATCCTGCACGGGCTTATCCCCGAAATCGCGGCCATGGCCCGCATCAAACAGCAAAAAAACGAAACCGAAGAGGAAACCGTCTTCGACCATACCCTGGATGTCATGGCCAACTACCCCCATGAACTTCCCTACGACTGGTACGGCACCCTGGCCTGCCTGTTCCACGACGTGGGCAAACTGCACACCGCCGAATTCTTCGACGGCCGCTGGACCTTCTACCAGCACCACCGCGTCGGGGCCAAGGTCACCCGCAAGATCCTGTCTCGATTGCACTTCCCCCCAGAGGAAACCGACCTGGTGTGCTTTCTGGTGCGCCACCACATGCGCTTCCACTTCATGCTCACCGACCGGGGCATCCGCCGCTTCAAGGCCCTGGACGAATACCCGCGCCTGATCGAAATGGTCCGCGCCGACATCAAGGCCCGGGGCGGCAGCTACAAGGAATTCAACCACAACATGAAGATGCTCGACCGCTCCGACACCCCGGAGGACATGCTCGAACCGCTCTTAAACGGCGGGCGCATCATGCAACTGACCGGCCTCAAACCCGGACCCGCCGTGGGGCTTTTGCGCGACGCCCTGCTTAAGGCCCAAATCTCCGGCGACGTCACAAACGTCGACGAGGCCGTGGCCTTCGTCGCCCGCCACCGCGCCGCGGATAGCTTGTAA
- a CDS encoding dihydroorotase: MAHPDLAVTNLIFPEMPHPVDLLCAAGRIQGVIPHDPDAAYEGARVLSGRGLTLLPGLTDAHTHLREPGQEWKEDIASGLGAAAAGGFSNVMCMANTDPVNDTASVTEHMTTRAAATWPDGPRLFPIGALTRGLLGKELAPMAELAQAGCVAFSNDGRPVADAELFRHAMEYASDLGLRVIDHCEEPTMAPGAGMNEGQVSSRLGLPGQPDVAEAIQVARDILLADYLGIPIHLAHISCRRSVELIERAKAKGVPVTAETCPHYLHFTEVEVEGYNTLAKVNPPLRTRDDVLALIQALREGVIDILATDHAPHAAHEKETPFGEAPCGISGLETALSLAFVLTDKGMLDVPDIIRLFATTPAHLFNLPINTFNSGDPADFVLFDPREAWTVTPDSLFSKGKNTPCLGRTLTGRVVAHFIGATPVFTRGEFTSAATASASRSTHGRHS; the protein is encoded by the coding sequence GTGGCCCATCCCGATCTCGCCGTCACCAACCTGATCTTTCCGGAGATGCCCCACCCGGTGGACCTTCTGTGCGCGGCCGGGCGCATCCAGGGTGTCATCCCCCACGACCCGGACGCGGCCTACGAGGGCGCCCGGGTTCTTTCCGGCCGGGGACTCACTCTCCTGCCCGGCCTGACCGACGCCCACACCCACCTGCGCGAGCCCGGCCAGGAATGGAAGGAGGACATCGCCTCGGGCCTTGGCGCGGCCGCGGCCGGCGGATTTTCCAACGTCATGTGCATGGCCAACACCGACCCGGTCAACGACACGGCCTCGGTCACCGAGCACATGACCACGCGCGCCGCCGCGACCTGGCCGGACGGTCCGCGCCTTTTCCCCATAGGCGCCCTGACCAGGGGCCTCTTGGGCAAGGAACTGGCCCCCATGGCCGAACTGGCCCAGGCCGGATGCGTGGCCTTCTCCAACGACGGCCGGCCCGTGGCCGACGCCGAGCTTTTCCGCCACGCCATGGAATACGCCTCGGACCTGGGACTTCGGGTCATCGACCACTGCGAGGAACCGACCATGGCCCCGGGCGCGGGCATGAACGAGGGGCAGGTGTCCTCGCGCCTGGGGCTGCCCGGCCAGCCCGACGTGGCCGAGGCCATCCAGGTGGCCCGGGACATCCTTTTGGCCGACTACCTGGGCATCCCCATCCATCTGGCCCACATCAGTTGCCGCCGCTCCGTCGAGCTCATCGAGCGGGCCAAGGCCAAGGGCGTCCCGGTCACGGCCGAGACCTGCCCCCACTACCTGCATTTCACCGAGGTCGAGGTGGAGGGCTATAACACCCTGGCCAAGGTCAATCCGCCGCTACGCACCCGGGACGACGTCCTGGCCCTGATCCAGGCCCTGCGCGAGGGGGTCATCGACATCCTGGCCACGGACCACGCCCCCCACGCGGCCCACGAGAAGGAGACCCCCTTCGGGGAGGCCCCCTGCGGCATCTCCGGTCTGGAAACCGCCCTGTCCCTGGCCTTCGTGCTCACGGACAAGGGCATGCTCGACGTCCCGGACATCATCCGGCTTTTCGCCACAACGCCGGCGCACCTTTTCAACCTGCCGATCAACACCTTCAATTCCGGCGACCCCGCCGACTTCGTCCTCTTCGACCCCCGCGAGGCCTGGACGGTCACGCCCGACTCCCTGTTTTCCAAAGGGAAAAACACCCCCTGCCTGGGCCGGACCCTGACCGGACGGGTGGTGGCCCACTTCATCGGGGCCACACCGGTCTTCACGCGCGGGGAATTCACCTCGGCCGCCACAGCATCCGCATCGCGCAGCACGCACGGGAGACATTCATGA